CCCGCAGTGCACTACAAAGCTGCTCAGGCCAAACCTGCTTAACAGATTGACTTATAATGCTGACAAGCCCCCGGCTACTAGGTAGCCGGGGGCTTTTGCGACATTCGATGCTTCCCCGCGAGTGCTGGCACACGAGTAGGTTTGCTACCCAAAGGGCAGCGCGGGCCGCCAATTAATCACGGCTTTCACTATCACATCGCCTTCAATCTCGAAGTAGCTGATGGTGGGCGGCGCGCCGTAGAGCAGGGCTAGCCCGCCACCTTCGGCCAGCACCTGCGTAGGCTCGCCGAAGCTGAGCACCAGGTGCTGAAGCTGCATACCCGGCCCAATATCCTGGATGGCCACCCGCCGGCCCAGCGCCTCCCCAAACATCAGCTTGAGCGTGAGCACCCACAGGCTCACATCGGCGCTGGCCAGCAGGCGCTCACGCTCGGCCGCGAGGCCGTGTAGGTAGCCGGCTAGCTCGGCTTCGCGCTGCTGGCGGCGGGCCTGCAGGTCGGCAGCTAGGGCGGCCAGCTGCTCGGGGCCCAGGCCATTGAGGTCTACAAACTGGCCCTCTACCTCTAGCCAGTTGGGGGCCGGGGCCGCCACCGGCGCGGCCGGAGCCGCCGCAAAACGCGCAAACAGCTTTTTAAACAGATTCATACCACAGAGCTAGGCCAGCGAATACCCGAAGCTAGGGCTGGCGCGGCCATTTAGACGCGGTAGGATACATTTAGACTGCGGCCCGCCTCTTTTTAGTTACCAGGCTACTTCCACCGGGCAAAAAACGCGTCCACCGCCTCGCGGTAGCCGTCGCTCACGGGCAGCGTTTCGGCCTTCACTTGCAGGGTGCCGCGACCCACGGCGGCCACGTGGTCGAGGCCCACAATGTAGCTGCGGTGGATGCGCATGAAGCGGCCGGCGGGCAGCTTTTCCTCCATGCTGCGCAGGCTGGTGAGCGAGAGCAGCGGGCGGGGCTGGCTAGCCAGGTGCACCTTCACGTAGTCCTTCAGGCCTTCCACGTAGAGGATATCGGCCAGCATGACGCGCACGAGCTGATACTCTACCTTGAGGTAGATGTGGTCCTCCGCGGGCGGCGGGGCGGGGCTAGCGGGCACGGCCGCCGCGGGCGCTACCGGTAGTTTCGCCTCGAAGAAGGCCCGGGCCTTGAGCGCGGCCCGCAGAAACTCTTCGTAGTTAAAGGGTTTCAGCAAGTAATCAAGCGCATCGACCCGAAAGCCTTCCAGCGCGTACTGGTTGAAGGCCGTGGTGAAGATGACGCGCTGGCCGCCGCCCTGCAGCACCCTAGCCAGCTCCAGGCCGCTGAGGTCGGGCATCTTGATATCCAGGAACAACAGCTTGACCTCGGGCTGCTCGTGCAGGGCGCGCAGGGCAGCCACGGCGCTGGCGTAGCGCCCCACGAGCTTCAACAACGGGGTTTGCTCGATGAACGAGCACACCAGGCCCAGGGCCAGCGGCTCGTCATCGACGGCGATGCAGGGGATGGCGGCTACGGCCGCAGGTGCAGGCTGAGACATACTTCGTACTCGTGTTGGGGGGTGGGGGCGGTGACGCGCAGCTGGTAGTGGCCGGGATAGAGCAAGTCGAGGCGGCGCTGCGTGTTGGCCAGCCCGATGCCGCCGGGCTCGTCGGCCTCGGGCTGGTGGTTGGCAAACAAGGTGTTGCGCACGCACATCTCGACCTGCTGCGGGCCGGGCTGGCGCAGCACGATGGTGATGCGGCTCGGGGCGCTGGCACTGATGCCGTGCTTAAAGGCATTCTCGACGTAGGGCTGAAACAGCATGGGCGCGAGGTAGGGGTCGGGCCCGCTAGGGTCGGCGGGCGTGTCAAACACAACCTCTACCTGGTCGGTGAGGCGCAGGTGCATCAGCTCGATGTAGTCGCGCAAGAAGCTGATTTCCTGGCTCAAGCGAGTGTGGCCGGCGGGTGTTTCGTAGAGCACGTAGCGCATCATGCGCGAGAGGCGGTGCAGGGCGGCGCGGGCCCGCTCGCCATCTATCAGCGTGAGGGCGTAGATGTTATTGAGCGTATTGAAGAAAAAATGCGGGTTGATTTGGGCCTTCAGCAAGCTCAGCTCGGTGGCTACCTGGCGGCGCTCCAGCTCCAGGCGGCTTTCAGCGTCGCGCTGGGCTTTTTGCACGGCCGAGAGGCTAGCCGACAAGCCCAGCACCATGAGCGTGAGCAGCAGCACGCCGGTATCGAAGAGCGGCGAGCCTTCTTCCTCAGCGGGGCCAGGGGCAAAGTGCGGGCGCGGCGCCGACCACGGGTTGGGCGGGTCCAGCACGGCCTCGCGGCCCCGGGCCACCAGCTCGGGCACGTGCAGGCGGGTTTCGGCCTGCTGATGCAACGCCAGGATGGCTAGCCCGGCCACGGCGTTCACGGCCAGTAGGCGGGCAGGCGGCGGCCGTAGAGCAGGCGCGGCGCGGCCCAGTTGAGGTTCAGATAAAACAAGCCCACCAGCAGGCCAAACACCAGCGCCTGCGTGAGCCAGAACTCGGGGGCTTGGGGCCGGGGTAGTCGGGCTGCTGCGCCCACAGCAGCACCACCACCAGCCCCCACACCAGGGCGTGCAGCAGCAGCGTAGAAGCCGGGCGAAGGAGGCGAAGGGGCACGGAGAATCGAGGTGTTGGAAACTACTGCAAACTACGGCGGGCGCGGGCGGGCGGCCCACGCGCAATCGGCGGGCTAGCCTACTCCATCGGCCGGCCCCGGCGGGCCACCGCTAGCCCCGCCCGGCCGACCCTAGCCCACCAACCGCCGACGCCAAACCGCCAATCGGCGATTGACGCCTTTAGCCGCCGGCTTTCGCTGGCAATTTTGAGTACTTCGTTTTCACCCTTTTACCCCCATTTTCCTATGCGGACTCCGTTTATCTACCTGTGCTTCGGGCTGCTGATTGCCAGCAGCGGCAGCGGCTTCACCGCCTGCAGCAAGCAAGACTGCGCCAAGCCTAGCGCGAGCAAATCGGGCACTTGCACCAAAGACTCGACCAAGACGAAAACCACTACGACCACGACGGGGGCTAGCTAGGCCGGGCAGCTTGTAGCTGAAGCCCAACAGAACGTTATGCTGAGCTTGCCGGAGCCTCTTGCCCGTGCCGCCAGGGTGCTACCCCACGATGCGAGCAAGATGCTTCGCAAGCTCAGTATGACAATTGTTTTTTATTGCTGGTTAACTAGTTAGGCTATTGAAAAACGCTTACTTATCCTTTACTCCATGCCTTTTCTATGCCGCTCGGCTACCTTACCACCTGGCGCCGCTGGCTGCTGCTGGCTAGCCTGCTCTTCACCTCTCAGCTAGCCTGGGCCACGCACATTGTGGGCGGCGAGCTCGACTTGCAGCACCAGACGGGCAGCACCTACACGCTTACGCTGACGCTGTATTTCGACGCCATCAATGGCAACGCGGCGGCGCTCGACCAGTCCATCGTGGCCGGGGTTTTTGATAAGGTCACCAACGGGCAGTTGCAGAGCGTGACGCTGCCGCTCATCAGCAACACCTTCGTGAGCTACACCAACCCGGCCTGCGCCGTGGGCTCGCTCAGCACGCGCAAGCTGCTGTATGTGAAGGATATTACCCTCGACGCGGCTACCTACACCAGCCCTAGCGGCTACTACGTGGCCGTGGAGCGCTGCTGCCGCAACCTGGCCATCAGCAACATCGTGAACCCCGGCGGGCGGCCCAAACCTTCTACCTGGAGTTTCCGGCCGTGGTGCGCAACGGCGCCTCGTTTATCGACTCGACGCCGCGCATCTTCCCGGCCCTGGGCGATTATGCCTGCCTGAACAACCTGTTTTACTACGACTTCGGCGGCCAGGACCCCGACGGCGACTCGCTGGCCTACGACATGGTGACGCCGCTCAACGGCCACTCCACGGCCGCCAACCCCGCCCCGCTGCCCACCGCTGCTCCCTACTCTACCGTGACCTGGACTACCGGCCTGGGCACCACTAACCAGATACCCGGCACGCCGCCCCTGGCCATCGATGCGCACACCGGGCGCCTCACGGTGCGGCCTAGCCGGCTGGGCTTGTTCGTGTTTGGGGTGCGCTGCTCGGAATACCGCAAGGGCGTGAAAATCGGCGAAACGCGGCGCGACTTCCAGCTCTACGTGCTCAACTGCCCCAGCAACAACCCGCCCGTGGTGACGGTGCAGGCCAACGGCCGCCTCTACCGCGCCGGCCGCGACACGGTGCGCATCGCGCCCACTGGCCCGCGCTGCCTCACGCTGCGCTACACCGACCCCGACCCCAATTCGGTGCTCACGCTCACGGCCGCGCCCGTCAATTTTACCGACCCGGCCACGGCCCCGAGCTTCACCACCACCGCCAGCGGCACGGTGCGCGCCAGCGGCCAGCCCGATACGCTCACCGCCACGCTCTGCTTCCCGCAGTGCGCAGACACGAAGGGTAAAGTGTACTATGTCAACGTGATGGTAGCCGACAACGGTTGCGCCCTGCCCAAGCGCGACACCGTGCGGGTGGCCTTTCTGGCCACACCGCCCCCTAGCACGGTGCCGGTGCTCACCACCAGTTTTCCGCCCGAAGTGCCCGGCATTATCACCGAGGTGCGCGTAGCGCTCAACCAGCCCTACACCGCCACCCTACTCGGCACCGACACCGCGCCCAACCCGCTAGCCCTCACGGCGGCCGGCGAAGGCTTCGACCTGCCCAGCGTGGGCATGAGCTTCGCGGCCCAGAACGGCACTGGCCGCGCCACCGCCAATTTTGCCTGGACGCCCACCTGCGCCACCGCCACGGCTAGCCCCAATGGCCTGCTGGTGCACTTCACCCTCACCCAAAGCGGCACCATCTGCACCCCGCACATCCTCACGCGCACCATTCGTTTCGTGGTGAAGCGACCGGCCGACTCGCTGGCCTTCCGACCGCCCAATATCATCACCCCCAACGGCGACGGGCTGAACGACGTGTTCACGCTGCCCGACCTGCCGCCCGATTTCTGCGACGCGCAGTTTGCCAGCGTGCAAATCTTCTCGCGCTGGGGCCGGCTCATGTATCAGTCGCCCGACCGCGGCTTCCGCTGGAGCGGTGCGGCGGCGGCCGGCATGTATTTTTACCTCATCACTTACACCGACGGCCGCAAGTACAAAGGCTGGCTGGAAGTGGTGCCGTAAGCACTGCGCCGCCTGTCATTGCAAGCGCGGCAATCGCACCCGCACGATACCCGCGCCGGTCGTTCCGCTAGGGCCGTCCTAGTGCGATTGCTTCGCAGGCCCGCAATGACAGACAGTTTTTATCGACCAGTACCTAAATATCATTTATTCCATTGCCCCCCTTTGAAGCTCAAGCCCAACATAGCCACCAGCGAAGCCGGCTTCGTCTTCAACCCCGCCACCGGCGATTCCTTCGCCGCTAGCCCTCTGGCGGCCGAAATTCTGGCGCTGCTGCGGGCCGGCGAGCCAGCGGCGGGTATCGTGGCGCAGTTGCTGGCGCGCTACGACGTGAGCGAAAGCCAGCTGCGGCGCGACCTCGACGATTTTCTGGCCCAGCTGCATAGCTTCCAATTACTTGAGTCCGCTGCCTAGCGCCCTACCTTTATCCGTGCCCGCCGCCTCCCGCCCGCCGCTCACCGTGGCCCTCACTGGCATCAATGCCACCGACAGCCCCGGCGCGGGCGTGGCCGTGGCGCGCGCCCTGCTGGCTAGCCCCGATTATGAAGTGCG
The genomic region above belongs to Hymenobacter sp. BRD128 and contains:
- a CDS encoding LytTR family DNA-binding domain-containing protein, producing MSQPAPAAVAAIPCIAVDDEPLALGLVCSFIEQTPLLKLVGRYASAVAALRALHEQPEVKLLFLDIKMPDLSGLELARVLQGGGQRVIFTTAFNQYALEGFRVDALDYLLKPFNYEEFLRAALKARAFFEAKLPVAPAAAVPASPAPPPAEDHIYLKVEYQLVRVMLADILYVEGLKDYVKVHLASQPRPLLSLTSLRSMEEKLPAGRFMRIHRSYIVGLDHVAAVGRGTLQVKAETLPVSDGYREAVDAFFARWK
- a CDS encoding sensor histidine kinase codes for the protein MNAVAGLAILALHQQAETRLHVPELVARGREAVLDPPNPWSAPRPHFAPGPAEEEGSPLFDTGVLLLTLMVLGLSASLSAVQKAQRDAESRLELERRQVATELSLLKAQINPHFFFNTLNNIYALTLIDGERARAALHRLSRMMRYVLYETPAGHTRLSQEISFLRDYIELMHLRLTDQVEVVFDTPADPSGPDPYLAPMLFQPYVENAFKHGISASAPSRITIVLRQPGPQQVEMCVRNTLFANHQPEADEPGGIGLANTQRRLDLLYPGHYQLRVTAPTPQHEYEVCLSLHLRP
- a CDS encoding gliding motility-associated C-terminal domain-containing protein encodes the protein MVRNGASFIDSTPRIFPALGDYACLNNLFYYDFGGQDPDGDSLAYDMVTPLNGHSTAANPAPLPTAAPYSTVTWTTGLGTTNQIPGTPPLAIDAHTGRLTVRPSRLGLFVFGVRCSEYRKGVKIGETRRDFQLYVLNCPSNNPPVVTVQANGRLYRAGRDTVRIAPTGPRCLTLRYTDPDPNSVLTLTAAPVNFTDPATAPSFTTTASGTVRASGQPDTLTATLCFPQCADTKGKVYYVNVMVADNGCALPKRDTVRVAFLATPPPSTVPVLTTSFPPEVPGIITEVRVALNQPYTATLLGTDTAPNPLALTAAGEGFDLPSVGMSFAAQNGTGRATANFAWTPTCATATASPNGLLVHFTLTQSGTICTPHILTRTIRFVVKRPADSLAFRPPNIITPNGDGLNDVFTLPDLPPDFCDAQFASVQIFSRWGRLMYQSPDRGFRWSGAAAAGMYFYLITYTDGRKYKGWLEVVP
- a CDS encoding HPr-rel-A system PqqD family peptide chaperone; this translates as MKLKPNIATSEAGFVFNPATGDSFAASPLAAEILALLRAGEPAAGIVAQLLARYDVSESQLRRDLDDFLAQLHSFQLLESAA